The Pygocentrus nattereri isolate fPygNat1 chromosome 2, fPygNat1.pri, whole genome shotgun sequence genome has a window encoding:
- the mta2 gene encoding metastasis-associated protein MTA2 isoform X1, with the protein MAANMYRVGDYVYFENSSSNPYLIRRIEELNKTANGNVEAKVVCLFRRRDISGNLNTLADSNARDFEEESKQPPIAEQQKHQLKHRELFLSRQFESLPATHIRGKCNVTLLNETDVLTSYLEREDCFFYSLVFDPVQKTLLADQGEIRVGSKYQAEIPDKLAEGESDNRVQEKLETKVWDPDNQLKDSQIDQFLVVARAVGTFARALDCSSSIRQPSLHMSAAAASRDITLFHAMDTLQKNGYDLAKAMSTLVPQGGPVLCRDEMEEWSASEAMLFEEALEKYGKDFNDIRQDFLPWKSLASVVQFYYMWKTTDRYIQQKRLKAAEADSKLKQVYIPTYTKPNPNQIMAPGNKPGMNGAAGFQKGLCCESCHTAQSPQWYAWGPPNMQCRLCASCWIYWKKYGGLKTPTQLEGATRSGSDAAPRGHMTRQEVQGMSPFTSSAGRAKLLAKNRQTFILQTTKLTRIARRVCQDILQSRRAARRPYASINANAVKAECMIRLPKASKSAIKNRPVPRPSLVNIVKELAVQAPLKLKAPRGAPTPINRNQASQPRSAPALLGKRPFDSGSYVGGHPFSTNGRPFMSSMRTTSQSVIKRQRVSHGDAPNPVVFVATKETRALRKHLTQAEMRRAARKPNIPVRVKIPLPPRPLPVPILPSSTSEPIVLED; encoded by the exons ATGGCGGCCAACATGTACCGAGTAGGAG ATTATGTGTATTTTGAGAACTCGTCCAGCAACCCCTACCTGATCCGCAGAATAGAAGAACTAAACAAG ACGGCCAATGGAAACGTAGAAGCCAAAGTGGTGTGTCTCTTCAGGAGGAGAGATATATCTGGCAATCTAAACACGCTTGCAGACAGCAATGCCA GAGACTTTGAGGAGGAGTCCAAGCAGCCACCAATTGCGGAGCAACAGAAACACCAGCTTAAACACAGAGAACTGTTCCTGTCCCGACAGTTCGAGTCTCTTCCTGCCACACACATTCG GGGGAAGTGTAATGTCACACTTCTGAATGAGACTGATGTTTTAACAAGCTACCTAGAGCGAGAG GACTGTTTTTTCTACTCATTGGTATTTGACCCAGTCCAGAAGACCCTGCTGGCTGACCAGGGTGAGATCAGGGTGGGCTCCAAATACCAGGCTGAAATCCCTGACAAATTGGCTGAAG GTGAATCAGACAATCGAGTACAGGAGAAACTGGAGACAAAGGTGTGGGACCCAGATAACCaactgaaggactctcagataGATCAGTTTCTGGTGGTGGCTCG GGCTGTGGGGACATTTGCCCGTGCATTAGACTGCAGCAGCTCTATTCGCCAGCCCAGCCTGCACATGAGCGCGGCAGCTGCATCCAGAGACATTACGCTG TTCCATGCTATGGACACACTGCAGAAGAATGGCTATGACCTGGCCAAGGCCATGTCCACACTGGTGCCGCAGGGCGGGCCTGTGCTATGCCGGGACGAGATGGAGGAGTGGAGTGCCTCGGAGGCCATGCTGTTCGAAGAAGCGCTGGAGAAATATGGAAAAGACTTCAATGACATTCGCCAAGATTTT TTGCCTTGGAAGTCGCTAGCTAGTGTGGTCCAGTTCTACTACATGTGGAAGACCACAGACCGTTACATCCAGCAG aaAAGACTGAAGGCAGCAGAAGCAGACAGTAAACTGAAACAGGTTTACATCCCCACCTA CACCAAACCCAATCCCAACCAGATCATGGCTCCTGGTAACAAGCCTGGCATGAACGGAGCCGCAGGTTTTCAGAAAGGCCTGTGCTGCGAGAGCTGCCACA CTGCCCAGTCACCTCAGTGGTATGCATGGGGACCTCCCAACATGCAGTGTCGACTCTGCGCCTCTTGCTGGATTTACTGGAAGAAGTATGGTGGGCTGAAGACCCCCACGCAGTTAGAAGGAGCTACAAGATCTGGCTCG GATGCAGCCCCACGTGGTCACATGACTCGTCAGGAAGTGCAGGGCATGTCTCCATTTACCAGCAGCGCCGGCAGAGCAAAGCTATTGGCCAAGAACCGGCAGACGTTTATTCTGCAGACCACCAAGCTGACCCGCATCGCCCGGCGTGTATGCCAAGACATTCTACAGTCTCGCCGGGCTGCCCGCCGCCCTTACGCATCCATTAATGCCAATGCCGTCAAAGCAGAGT gTATGATAAGACTCCCTAAGGCATCAAAGAGTGCTATAAAGAACCGCCCTGTTCCACGACCATCCCTCGTCAACATAGTAAAAGAACTTG CTGTCCAGGCTCCTCTTAAACTCAAAGCTCCCCGTGGTGCTCCCACCCCTATCAACCGCAACCAGGCAAGCCAACCCCGCAGCGCCCCGGCCCTGCTTGGGAAGAGGCCCTTTGATAGCGGAAGTTAt GTGGGAGGGCACCCCTTTTCCACCAATGGGAGGCCATTTATGTCCAGCATGAGAACAACTTCCCAGTCAGTAATAAAGCGTCAGAGAGTCAGCCATGGAGATGCCCCCAATCCTGTAGTGTTTGTGGCTACTAAAGAAACCAG AGCACTGAGAAAACACCTGACCCAAGCAGAGATGCGGCGGGCAGCTAGGAAACCAAACATCCCTGTCAGGGTGAAAATTCCTCTGCCTCCACGGCCACTTCCTGTACCCATCCTGCCCTCCAGTACCAGCGAGCCAATTGTGCTGGAGGACTAA
- the mta2 gene encoding metastasis-associated protein MTA2 isoform X2, with protein sequence MAANMYRVGDYVYFENSSSNPYLIRRIEELNKTANGNVEAKVVCLFRRRDISGNLNTLADSNARDFEEESKQPPIAEQQKHQLKHRELFLSRQFESLPATHIRGKCNVTLLNETDVLTSYLEREDCFFYSLVFDPVQKTLLADQGEIRVGSKYQAEIPDKLAEGESDNRVQEKLETKVWDPDNQLKDSQIDQFLVVARAVGTFARALDCSSSIRQPSLHMSAAAASRDITLFHAMDTLQKNGYDLAKAMSTLVPQGGPVLCRDEMEEWSASEAMLFEEALEKYGKDFNDIRQDFLPWKSLASVVQFYYMWKTTDRYIQQKRLKAAEADSKLKQVYIPTYTKPNPNQIMAPGNKPGMNGAAGFQKGLCCESCHTAQSPQWYAWGPPNMQCRLCASCWIYWKKYGGLKTPTQLEGATRSGSDAAPRGHMTRQEVQGMSPFTSSAGRAKLLAKNRQTFILQTTKLTRIARRVCQDILQSRRAARRPYASINANAVKAECMIRLPKASKSAIKNRPVPRPSLVNIVKELAVQAPLKLKAPRGAPTPINRNQASQPRSAPALLGKRPFDSGSYSTEKTPDPSRDAAGS encoded by the exons ATGGCGGCCAACATGTACCGAGTAGGAG ATTATGTGTATTTTGAGAACTCGTCCAGCAACCCCTACCTGATCCGCAGAATAGAAGAACTAAACAAG ACGGCCAATGGAAACGTAGAAGCCAAAGTGGTGTGTCTCTTCAGGAGGAGAGATATATCTGGCAATCTAAACACGCTTGCAGACAGCAATGCCA GAGACTTTGAGGAGGAGTCCAAGCAGCCACCAATTGCGGAGCAACAGAAACACCAGCTTAAACACAGAGAACTGTTCCTGTCCCGACAGTTCGAGTCTCTTCCTGCCACACACATTCG GGGGAAGTGTAATGTCACACTTCTGAATGAGACTGATGTTTTAACAAGCTACCTAGAGCGAGAG GACTGTTTTTTCTACTCATTGGTATTTGACCCAGTCCAGAAGACCCTGCTGGCTGACCAGGGTGAGATCAGGGTGGGCTCCAAATACCAGGCTGAAATCCCTGACAAATTGGCTGAAG GTGAATCAGACAATCGAGTACAGGAGAAACTGGAGACAAAGGTGTGGGACCCAGATAACCaactgaaggactctcagataGATCAGTTTCTGGTGGTGGCTCG GGCTGTGGGGACATTTGCCCGTGCATTAGACTGCAGCAGCTCTATTCGCCAGCCCAGCCTGCACATGAGCGCGGCAGCTGCATCCAGAGACATTACGCTG TTCCATGCTATGGACACACTGCAGAAGAATGGCTATGACCTGGCCAAGGCCATGTCCACACTGGTGCCGCAGGGCGGGCCTGTGCTATGCCGGGACGAGATGGAGGAGTGGAGTGCCTCGGAGGCCATGCTGTTCGAAGAAGCGCTGGAGAAATATGGAAAAGACTTCAATGACATTCGCCAAGATTTT TTGCCTTGGAAGTCGCTAGCTAGTGTGGTCCAGTTCTACTACATGTGGAAGACCACAGACCGTTACATCCAGCAG aaAAGACTGAAGGCAGCAGAAGCAGACAGTAAACTGAAACAGGTTTACATCCCCACCTA CACCAAACCCAATCCCAACCAGATCATGGCTCCTGGTAACAAGCCTGGCATGAACGGAGCCGCAGGTTTTCAGAAAGGCCTGTGCTGCGAGAGCTGCCACA CTGCCCAGTCACCTCAGTGGTATGCATGGGGACCTCCCAACATGCAGTGTCGACTCTGCGCCTCTTGCTGGATTTACTGGAAGAAGTATGGTGGGCTGAAGACCCCCACGCAGTTAGAAGGAGCTACAAGATCTGGCTCG GATGCAGCCCCACGTGGTCACATGACTCGTCAGGAAGTGCAGGGCATGTCTCCATTTACCAGCAGCGCCGGCAGAGCAAAGCTATTGGCCAAGAACCGGCAGACGTTTATTCTGCAGACCACCAAGCTGACCCGCATCGCCCGGCGTGTATGCCAAGACATTCTACAGTCTCGCCGGGCTGCCCGCCGCCCTTACGCATCCATTAATGCCAATGCCGTCAAAGCAGAGT gTATGATAAGACTCCCTAAGGCATCAAAGAGTGCTATAAAGAACCGCCCTGTTCCACGACCATCCCTCGTCAACATAGTAAAAGAACTTG CTGTCCAGGCTCCTCTTAAACTCAAAGCTCCCCGTGGTGCTCCCACCCCTATCAACCGCAACCAGGCAAGCCAACCCCGCAGCGCCCCGGCCCTGCTTGGGAAGAGGCCCTTTGATAGCGGAAGTTAt AGCACTGAGAAAACACCTGACCCAAGCAGAGATGCGGCGGGCAGCTAG
- the cth1 gene encoding cysteine three histidine 1, whose amino-acid sequence MFETSQDDLLLFPSDGGYEVCFPGESLANRGQSLAEALLPLVGSPSPPLNPLLCSTRYKTELCSRYAETGTCKYAERCQFAHGLHDLHVPSHHPKYKTELCRTFHTAGYCMYGTRCLFVHSLKEQRPVRHRRRSVPCRTYRAFGVCPFGTRCHFLHVEGGSESSDGAEEKTWQPPSRSSEWKPRGALCRTFSSFGFCLYGTRCRFQHGLPNNVKGLDLNQTPWSPQMPGRALSPASDMCSSSPPSSSTSSSPPSMLASPVFRDYSGPITPPSGEAIAHNAFTFSSQHLNDLLLPLAIRLQQLEQASNLNPQDVLEQALLS is encoded by the exons ATGTTTGAG ACCAGCCAAGATGACTTGCTGCTGTTTCCCTCAGATGGTGGGTATGAGGTCTGTTTCCCAGGGGAGAGCTTGGCTAATAGGGGTCAGTCATTAGCTGAGGCTCTGCTTCCGTTGGTTGGGTCCCCATCCCCCCCACTGAACCCATTGCTCTGCTCCACCCGCTACAAGACCGAGCTGTGCAGTCGCTACGCTGAAACGGGTACATGCAAATATGCAGAACGCTGCCAGTTTGCTCATGGTCTACATGACCTCCATGTGCCCTCCCACCACCCCAAGTACAAGACGGAGCTGTGCCGCACTTTCCACACGGCGGGCTACTGCATGTATGGCACTCGTTGCCTCTTTGTGCACAGCCTGAAGGAGCAGAGGCCTGTTCGCCACAGGCGTAGGAGCGTACCATGCCGTACATACCGCGCCTTTGGGGTCTGCCCCTTCGGAACCCGCTGCCACTTCTTGCATGTTGAGGGTGGCTCAGAGTCAAGCGATGGCGCAGAAGAGAAGACCTGGCAGCCACCTTCACgttccagtgaatggaagccTCGTGGTGCTCTCTGCCGTACCTTCAGCTCCTTTGGCTTTTGTCTGTATGGCACTCGCTGTCGCTTCCAGCATGGGCTGCCTAACAATGTCAAGGGCCTTGACTTGAATCAGACCCCTTGGTCACCCCAGATGCCTGGAAGGGCCCTGTCCCCAGCATCAGACATGTGTTCTTCCTCCCCACCCTCatcctccacctcctcatcacCTCCGTCTATGCTGGCCTCCCCTGTGTTCCGTGATTATTCTGGTCCCATCACGCCACCATCTGGAGAAGCAATTGCCCACAATGCATTCACCTTCAGCAGCCAGCACCTCAATGACCTGCTGCTGCCACTAGCCATCAGACTCCAGCAGCTTGAACAGGCTTCTAATCTGAACCCACAGGATGTGCTTGAACAAGCACTGTTGTCTTAA